Part of the Struthio camelus isolate bStrCam1 chromosome 30, bStrCam1.hap1, whole genome shotgun sequence genome, TCCCATGCCTCCAGGGTGGCTCTGGGGAATGGCGGATGCCCAGGGGAGCTATACGCCTCCAGGTCTGCTCCCTACCCCGCTATCGCCCTTCGAGGTTTGTAAGCCTTCCTGAGCCCATCGCAGTAGCGCGGGCCTGTGAGAAGATGCCAcgagggagggaaggtggcatCTCCAGCCCTTGATCAGGCGGAGCAGAGTGTTGCGGGGCGCTTGAGCCCTGGGGCAGGCCCTGACTGTGGGGAGTCTGGCTGTGGGACTGCTGAGCGCCTGTGGGAAGCCGCTTCCTTGGATGCCCTGGTAAGCTTTTGTTGTGGGTGCGGGTGAAACGGCCCGGAAAGCATCCTGCCTTCCTCTGTAGTCTGCAGGCTTTGAATGCTCCTCTCTCCATGAAGGAGGAGGTTCCCTTCCGTGCAGGGATGGTTTCATCTGGAGTCCTTTGCCTTGAGGAGCCCAAGGGATTGCTTTTGCTTGCACGTGTGCTTGGATACATGTCCCCTGCCATCACTGGGGAAGCCCTGTGCACCTCCACAGCTCCCGTCGTCTTCCTGAATGTGGAATTTGGCTTGGACTTGTGTGATGAGTGAGTTACCGACCCCTGGTGGAGTCTGAGCCTAATTTGGGCAGGTGCTTTGCCCACCCTTTAGGGATGAGGCCGTTGCCAGGTCTGTCTGAGGGGTGCAGCTGGTGACCCAAGCAGGGCGGTCGTTCCCCTCTGGGCTGTGCATCCCCCTTTCTGTCCCAAGAAACACCATTCAGAGCACTGGCTCCTCCCTTTGTCCCTTTGTCACACTTGCCCGGGGAGGCCCTGAGGTCTCAGCCCCTCCAGGCGGTCATTGCTGTGACTCCAAGACCGCGTTTTCTTTGGCGGAGCGTCACATGCAGACATTTCCAAGCGTCTGCAAGCGTCTGCTGTGAAGTCAACGTGTACTGCCAAAGCAGAACTGTGCCCCCCCAactcacccccccacccccccccccatgacaCGGGTAGGAAGAAGGCAGCGTTTTGCAGGCACAGAGCATCCTTTCTGGGAGGCTGCGGCTTCTCCAAGGCAAGAAGGGTGGCTCACTAATGCCGTGCTCCGGGAGAGCAACATCCTTCGTTCGGAAGCACGTTTGTTCTGGGGGCGGAGGACTTTTCAGGCACCGCCGAGAGAGGTGAGAAGGCAAAAGTGGTCCCCCGCAGTCTCCTGAGGGCAAAGCCAGATGCCAAAGGGAGGCCAAAAGCCCATCGGCATAGCCACCCTGACGGCAAAGATGTCCAAGACAACATGAAAGAGCTTGGAGGCACAGAGAGGCAGGGATGGGGCCAGCCCTGGCATGAAGAAAGCCTGGCCTTTTATCATGAGTTTGGGGCAAAACAAATTAGGACAAAGGCTTAAAGCGTGCCCCGAGAGGGCAAGAGGCTGACATCAGCTCATGAGGTGGCACCACTCTGCCTCTGCCTGAATCGGCTCCCTGCGCTGATGTGTAATTTCCCCGGGAAACGGCTTGGCCTCTAATACCGACACTTGAAAGGAGCCTGCGTGGTGGAACGGGCATGTCCTGGgcaaggaaatgaaaagggaaTGTTGCAGGGAACAAAAACCAGCGTCCCCATTTCCTTAATTGGGATGTTTTGCATGCAAGTTGAGCTTGTTGGTAAAGGCACCACATGCACAAAGGGCGTCCCTGGGCCTCGGGCACCTGGAGCAGTATAAAAGCCAGCCCAACTGCAGGCTCTGCCATCCACTTCTCTTGCCTTCTCCTCCTTGGTGAACAAGGTGAGCTGCTGCTATCCCCCTTCGCCACTCTCTGCTCTTTCCCCCCTGCctcctctctgtcctttttgccTCCGCCGAGTCCTTGCCTCCGTGCGGGCTTTGGTGTGAGCCTTGCTCCGCGGTCCTGCTCCCGTCTCCCGTTTCTCGGCTcgccggcccggcgggggagGTGGGAGAAGGTCTTGGGCTGTCTTTCCAGGGGCCCCGGTGGGCCACAGCTCTGAAAGCTCTCCtgctccctgggcagcctctgcctgctccccAGCCTACGCCTTTTCCCTCGCAGTGCGTGGGGTCAGGCTGCTCCTCACCCGCCGCCCCTGTTTTCCTTGCCCTCTCTGCCAGGCGCACCTCCGTCCCGCCGACATGTCCTGCTTCGATCTGTGCCGTCCCTGCGGGCCTACCCCGcttgccaacagctgcaacgagccctgcgtcaggcagtgccaggactcccgGGTGGTGATCCAGCCCTCTCccgtggtggtgaccctgcccggccccatcctcagctccttcccgcagaacaccgccgtgggatcctccacctccgctgccgttggcagcatcctcagcgaggagggagtccccatctcctccgggagCAACTTGGGAATTGGGAGCTTTGGCTATTCAGGCCTGGGCAGTGGGTACAGCCGGCCCTACCGTCGCTTCAACACCTACCGCAGTGGCTTCTGTGGGCCGTACTAAAGCCCTGAGAAGAAGCAAGAAGAAAGGACCAGAAATGGTGAAGCAGGACCCGGAGGCAGGACTGAGCTCATGGCCATATTTTTTGGACACGGAGTTGGACACCCACAACTCCACCTGCCATTAATGGAACTGTGGGAGCTTGGCATCGCTTAAAATCAGGCCTTTGCTTGTCTTACTCTTTTTATACTTTAAATTTCTGatcaagtgttttgttttctattgctATAGCTGGGTCTTGATTGTCACAACCCACAGTAGTACTGAGAAAAGAAGAGGCCCAGGATGAAAAGGCATATTAGCTGTTGTCTTATTGAATCTTGGAAATATATCCCTTATACTTTGCACTTTTCTACTTTTTGCTCTCATTAAAGTCATGTTGCATCATAATCTAAGTCTTCTGGTGTTTGTTTGCTCTCTAGTGCCTATTAGCAGCTTGCTCTTGATACAATTTCTTActttttcaatgttttcttttttaaatgaaagttaccCTTCTTTCTAACTTTTTCCCATCAACCAGATATAAATATTTGACTCACTGTCTCTCTTCCAAGAAATCATTTCTACAGCTAGGACATTATACTCATCCAGACCAAGAATCTGCCTACTCTTGTTACATAATACTGATGTAAGGGAAGCCTACCTCACTCCTAGAAAACATTCTGATGGCTATGGTCTGAGGAAAATGGGACCCCCAAAGAGAAAAGACACCAGTGGGTTTGTGGGGGGATGCACTAAGAGGAAACCTGCTCTCCTTGCAAATCATTTcacactgaatatttttttaactaatgCCAACCTATATAAGGTATCTACTTAAATGTAAATATAGTGTTCAGGCAGTGCCAGTGTGTGAATCTTCCTGCACTGGTGCTGAATGACAGTTAAATTTGGGAAAGCTTCTTGCATaatctccctgcctgcaggaatcTATGGAGTTGAATGATAGGCTGAATTTTCACCCCATGAGAAAGTTTGCaatttcaaaagtttattttcagtaagaaatCCCTCCTCTCCTCAAGGAGGGATGGAAAGGCTTTAAATGGCTACGTATTAGCCCTGCCTTGCCAACCCCGCACTAGTGAGCTGTgatcattttcttaaatttctaaTGGAAGTAAATGTAGAGTCAGGGGCCTGGCAGATCACTGCAGCAAAATTCATGTGAGTTCCGCAATATAAAAATAGCTGTGAATTTCTGATTCACTCTAATTCATCTCAAAGATCCGGCCATGAAGTTTTCTGAGCATACAATAAAGTGGTTGGAGTTAGAGCAGTAGCTGTTGTAatcattttcaatatttaaatataaagtaatatttaaaatgctgggtttttttttttttttgatctctgaGTCTGATTTAAAAAGTGTTCTGTATTTCCCAAGCAGAACTTGGAaca contains:
- the LOC104144192 gene encoding feather keratin 1; the protein is MSCFDLCRPCGPTPLANSCNEPCVRQCQDSRVVIQPSPVVVTLPGPILSSFPQNTAVGSSTSAAVGSILSEEGVPISSGSNLGIGSFGYSGLGSGYSRPYRRFNTYRSGFCGPY